In Neofelis nebulosa isolate mNeoNeb1 chromosome 13, mNeoNeb1.pri, whole genome shotgun sequence, the genomic stretch tttgtgtgtgtttgtatgtgtgtgtgtgtgtgtgtgtgtgtgtgtgatttgatGAGTTTATTTCTTATACAATCTTCACCACAACTGTAGCTCCCTTCTGTCACAACAGAGCACTATTAAATACCATTGGCCACATCCCTTGTGCTGTAACTTTCATTCCCTTGAactattcattccataactatatcacccactcccctgcccccatttgcccattccccaccccctcccttctggcaaccatcaatttgttctccatatttatgagtctgttaaTACTTTTTGTTTACTTATATGTTTGTtgagatttcacatataagtgaaatcatggtgTTTGCTTTCTCCACTTCTGTCACTTAGCATGATTCCCCCTAGCTTTATCCACGTTGTTACAATGGcaaaatctcatccttttttgtggttgagtcatattccattacacacataaaatcacacctttatccattcacctttcgatggacacttgggttgctcccataccttggctattataaataatgctgtaataaacaggGGTGTGAGCTCAACaatgtttttaactttgttgTAATTTAACAGATTTCCATTTTGCTCGGGATGTGCAGAAATCAAGTGTGGTTGCCAGAATGCTACACTAGGACCCTGTGGACTGCTACATTGGCCAGCATGAAGACAAATGTTTTTCTGAACCATTCCACTCCAAGGCcatgtgactttatttttgtcttgatATTTTCATTCTGCACATTGTCTCTCTCAGAGCCTGGTGGACCTGCTTATTCCGCAGAGTGTAGATGACAGGGTTCAACAGCGGGGTCACCACCGTATGCACAAGGGCAGCCTCCCTGTTGGAGTCCAGCCtgttggtttgctttggtttcaCGTATATAAAGACACAGCTGCTGTATATCAGGGAGAGGACTATGAAGTGAGAGGAGCAGGTGGAGAAAGCTTTCTGTCGCTCCTTGGCTGATGGGAGTCGCACAACTGTGACTACTATGTTGCTATATGCAATGATGGTTATGATAAGCGATGTCAAAATGATAAACAAAGCAATGACAAAGGCCAACATTTCAACAAGCCTGGTATTAGAACAGGAGAGATGAATCAGGGAACCAAGATCACAGAAGAAGTGGGGGATGACATTGGGGCCACAGAACGATAACTGGGAAACCTTTACTATCAGACCAGTGATGAGAAGGAAGGCCAAAACACAGCAGGCAGTGACCAAGAGGAAGCAAGTCTTGAAGTTCATGATGGTTGGGTAATGCAGGGGCTTGCAAATGGCCATGTACCGATCCACAGACATCACTGTTATGAGGAAGAAACCTGTGGCTCCGAGGTATACATACACAAAGGCTTGTATGAAACAGGCAAGAGAGGAAATGGTTTGGCGGCCTAAAAGAAAGATGACCAGCAACTTAGGAATAACAGCACTTATGAAACAACActcaaagaaggagaaaatgctGAGGAAAAAGTACATAGGTGTCTGGAGCCGGGAGTCAGCACAGGTGATGGTGACTATGACAGCATTGCCTGTAATGGATGCCAGGTAGGCCAGCAGGTGCACCAGGAAGAGGACCTTTCCCAGGTGTTGGATGGCAGGAAACCCCTCCAAGGTGAATTCTTGGACGGTGGTCCCGTTCCCCATTTCCATGGGCATCTCTTTCCACAGCATCATCCCTGCTGGTCTTAACCCACAATAAAGACATAAAGGAGGGCAAAGGTTTTAGCGGAGCACATGATTAAGTTATTTGCCTTTCCTGGAAGGTGGCTAGGCAGATAGCAAAGTGGTTTACTCAGCTGGTTCTTGAATCAGAAGGACCTGAATTCATTACTAGTTCAACACTGAGTTCTAACCCCTGAGAGATGGGTTATCTTTGGAAAGGTAGTTAACCGTTATGAACCTCACTTTCACCCTCAGTAAAATGAAGATGACAGGATCTGCTTGTTCATGTTCTTGTGAGAATAAGTAAGATAAAGCATGTAGCTCACTTGCCATATGATGCCAATGTTTCTATGTGTTCTCAATGTCTAATTGTAATGTGATGGTCATTATTATTATGCTGAATAGAACATCATCAGTAGGCAATGTTGTCGAAATTTTTTAGTTATAAAACACTTTACTGTTTTTAACAACATTATTTATTTGTAGTAAACATAGCAGTTATGTTAGTAATATTCACCTTGAGCGTCTCTTTTAATATGTAACACATTCTAAGGTCcaagctatcatcatcatcatttgttGAGGACCTATACTTGTTCTGTGCTGGTCACTGAAATTCACTATTTCTATTACTCTTCACAGTAATGAAGAGCCTCTTCTAAAGAAGCAGAAACGGAGGCTTAGAGAGATCCAGAGAGCTTAGGTCATTTAGCTGGGACTTTAGCCACAATGTCCAAATCCAGAGTACCTGCTTTTTCTAAATGCagtgacaaaatattttaaaatagaaacaaatctaTAGTTGATGATCTCTCAACCTTAAGTGCAAGATTAGCTTTACTTATCTTGTTTCTCTCCCAGGTTAGTATCACTGATGAGTTACTGACCTGCAGATTGACATGGGGTCAGAGACGATCTACTTTAGCACTAGCAGTTTGTAGAAGAGACTGGAGACCAGAGATATTTTGGGCTTCTCAACATCATGACATGAACTGTGAATGCGGGATTTACCACTCACCCCCAGAGTTCATGCTGGGTTGTGAGGGCCGTGGGAGTGACAATAGTTCACAGGATTAATGCACTTAGGAGCATATGCTGGCAACCTATATTCACTCTTGCATGAAAGCTCAGTGAACATTCTTCTCTTTTCAGTGCTCCCAATTAGTGACATCTCTCATGATGGTGTTTGACTGTAGCATCTCAATTTAAGCTAAAGTTTGGCAGTGTGGAATGTGtcactctcactcactctcactaACTCAAGGTGCGCCTGCTTCTTCCAGTTGACCCCAGAAAGTCCACCATGTCACCATGGTCCCTGAGGCTGTCACACACAGGAGTCACCACATGGTGGGCAGGGCTACCTCCTCTAGCTGCCATTGTGTCTCAAGAAAGCAAAGGCTTGCTGTGGgatgaggggaaaggagaggagaagtaAATGCATTTGTCATAGCTTGTTGTCCCAGAGTGGGGTGAATATGTATCTCATTGGCCAGTGTTCTGGCTGATAAAGCCTTGTTTGTATAGCCCAGAATGTTTCCTACCACAGCAAGGCTACATGGCAGCCTTGCTCACTGAACCCCCAGAAAGGCGCAGACAGACTAAAACAACCACATTTCGCTGCCCCCAGTTCTGGGCTAGAGCTGGACTCTCGGACTACTTAGGGTTCTGCTGAAAGGTCTGGCTCTGCTCCCCCAAGTGGGTAAAAGCCCACCTAACATGCAACATTGCCGTCCACCTGCTATACCAGTTAATGGGAGTAGGCAGCTGCTTCTTATTTCAGCCCTGGGTGCTGCTGAGACAAGGGTCCTTCTGCTGCAGCACTCCATGGTCATGGGCACACCTGCTCCAAGACACCTTCTACTGCACTGTGCTTCTCCATCATATCCTCACCTGTCTGTGTGAGATGCATCCTTCATTTCCTGCATCAACAGTGAGAAACAGCTGACATGCACGTTTGAAGTCCCTCTGATATTTTTGCCACAGGACTGTTTGGTCAGCAGCAGGATGGACCCAGCCAGTGAGCAGAGTGCAGGTCCCCAAACCTCATTAGATcctgaagagacagagacagagacagaaagtaaaggcATGATTGGTGTACTGGGGACAGCTAATTGGTCACTgttgaaaataaagtttactgGCTCTACCCTCATATTTATCTTTCCATTGTCAATGGTGACGTTGACTCCCAGATGTCCACTGTTCTCTGCCaattttttcaaggaaattatATGACAATTTCCCAAGGGTTTCTAAAACCCCAAGTTGAATGTTGCTACTAATTTGAGGTAAAAGTCCACACTACAATTTTCTCCGTGTGGTGTATGCACTGAGGCCAGAGCATAGTTGTTACAAGAATAGATTTTTGGTGAGAAAGAGCTTGATTCCACCTGGCTTTCATGAGGCTTTGGGGAGGATACTGGGGAAGGCACCTCTCTTCGTCAATCATTCTCCATGCTTCCACCAACATTATGATTCTCTTcattacatattttcatatgaagaatatttttgttctCCCCAATCTCCTTGTAAAAGAAAGCAcacaatttttttcctctttagggaagaaaaggaagacctGTGGTTTCTGTAACATCTCTAATCTGGTAGACccctctctccttaaaaaaaatctgggaaatggggcgcctgggtggcgcagttggttaagcgtccgacttcagccaggtcacgatctcgcggtccgtgagttcgagccccgcgtcaggctctgggctgatggctcggaggctggagcctgtttccgcttctgtgtctccctctctctctgcccctcccccgttcatgctctgtctctctctgtcccaaaaataaataaaaaacgttgaaaaaaaaaatctgggaagtGAATTCCCAGATTCTTGCTAGATGCACATGAAGAAGAGATGTGAGTCTGAGGGTGGAGAAGCTTTATCCATAGGAAGCACCTGCTTGGAAAGCAACTTCTTCTCCTGGGTTGGGCTGTTGGTGTCAGGAGTGACCTGTTTTTCTGTGGTCTCTGGCCTTCATTGAAATCCAGAGAAGTGGACTAAACTCTCAAAGTGTATTTGAATGCTACCCTGAGGCATATGGTAGATGGAAATTTGTTGTGCCTGAATCTGCCCTCATCATTGTGATCCTACCAGGTCAAGGCAAATATTATAGCAACGTTCAGGAATGTCAACTAGGTCCCACTCTCCCATAAATagacaaaatcatttttataacatCTGTCCATCTATACACTCTGCTTTAAATCCAGGCAAATCTCTGACCTCATGGTCATATTCTCAGTTGGccatgaggaaaaataaagaataatgggAGATGAGTTACAGAAGCTGGAACGATATGAGACTATACATCCTCGTATTCAGATAAAGTCTCATTGGCAGAGGCTTTAATTTTATTCAGAGTGAGCTTCATGGTGCAAAATTCCTCTCACTCCTAATCGAGCCCCAACGCCAACACGACtatgggaaggtgggaggagaggggctggTATGTGATTTGATAGAAAGGTTTACAAATGGCATACTCAAGGAAATGGGCTGAACTAACTATGTAGCATAAGGGATAGTGAGCTGCCATCAAGAAATGTTTCATATTCTCTTCATCTAGTGCCCGTTTTCTGAATAGTGCCTTCATGGCTCTCCAAAACCTacaatttctttatgtttttaaattatacctTGAGATCTTATTTATCTTGGATATTCTCCAGCATTCCTTGTGCTTTGAGGATTTAGTTATCCAGTTAGAGTAAGGAAAGGGATGAACCTAGAGAATGATTGAGTTGAATTATGTGGGTGGGGTAGAAACAGGTGGAAATTGCTATCTATAAATCTCAGCAGTGAAACTACTTTGTAGGGTTCTGGATCTTCCACTTCTATAACTTTCCTGGTAGGATTTCTTCTACTTGTCCCATATCTGATGTGTGGATCCTCCAGGTGTTGGGGACAACCGTTGGTTCTAGGTGGTGCTTTTAGCACAAGATTCCTAAGTATCTTTATCTCTGTACCTTTCCAGAATGAGATGTGAATGTTATGTTTTGGAAGGTTAACATTTTACACAAAGTATGGAAGAGCCCTCAATAACCTCCTC encodes the following:
- the LOC131492455 gene encoding olfactory receptor 6C75-like, which codes for MMLWKEMPMEMGNGTTVQEFTLEGFPAIQHLGKVLFLVHLLAYLASITGNAVIVTITCADSRLQTPMYFFLSIFSFFECCFISAVIPKLLVIFLLGRQTISSLACFIQAFVYVYLGATGFFLITVMSVDRYMAICKPLHYPTIMNFKTCFLLVTACCVLAFLLITGLIVKVSQLSFCGPNVIPHFFCDLGSLIHLSCSNTRLVEMLAFVIALFIILTSLIITIIAYSNIVVTVVRLPSAKERQKAFSTCSSHFIVLSLIYSSCVFIYVKPKQTNRLDSNREAALVHTVVTPLLNPVIYTLRNKQVHQALRETMCRMKISRQK